From a single Bacillus gobiensis genomic region:
- a CDS encoding flagellar FlbD family protein, with product MIKVTRLNGKMFSLNALFIEQIECFPDTTITLTNGKKFVVKEDEETVYSLIKAFYKEIHILSLDKGEKRGSNE from the coding sequence GTGATCAAAGTTACCCGTCTGAACGGAAAAATGTTTTCTCTTAATGCGTTATTTATTGAACAGATCGAATGTTTTCCTGATACTACGATTACCTTAACCAATGGGAAAAAATTTGTAGTAAAGGAGGATGAAGAAACGGTTTATTCCCTTATCAAAGCTTTTTACAAAGAGATACACATCCTTTCTTTAGATAAAGGAGAGAAGAGAGGCAGCAATGAATA
- a CDS encoding MotE family protein: MSAKKKESGKFQWFLFVILIPLVFAVVLSIVLLQLLNVDLSAPLQNTASKLPVVKELITDKKPADKSAAPKNDEEKQKLKKTIEDQTKQLSILESDLKTSQDEIDRLNQKIRSMENLDQKNDNEPSDEANESSEEDKLVTIYESMTGSKAAKILAELNDEEALNILKKMSNKKLTEILSQMKPEDAARFTTKLSEN, translated from the coding sequence ATGTCTGCCAAAAAGAAAGAAAGCGGAAAATTCCAATGGTTTCTATTTGTCATTCTTATTCCGCTAGTGTTTGCTGTTGTGTTATCGATTGTCCTTCTTCAATTGTTAAACGTGGATCTGTCAGCACCGCTGCAAAATACAGCCAGTAAACTTCCGGTAGTAAAGGAGCTGATCACAGATAAGAAACCAGCTGATAAATCTGCTGCACCAAAAAATGATGAAGAGAAGCAAAAACTAAAAAAAACAATTGAAGACCAAACGAAACAGCTGTCAATTTTAGAAAGTGATTTGAAGACCAGCCAGGATGAAATTGACAGGTTGAATCAAAAAATCCGATCGATGGAAAATCTTGATCAAAAAAATGATAATGAACCTTCAGATGAAGCGAATGAAAGCAGTGAAGAGGATAAGCTTGTTACTATTTATGAATCGATGACTGGAAGCAAAGCAGCTAAGATATTAGCAGAATTGAACGATGAAGAAGCCTTGAACATTTTAAAGAAGATGAGTAATAAAAAACTAACAGAAATACTGTCACAAATGAAGCCTGAAGATGCGGCTCGTTTTACAACAAAGCTCTCTGAAAACTAA
- a CDS encoding flagellar hook-length control protein FliK: MDEIKLLDVVLSNARNGQKTSDSSRSSPEIFQQLLSAQIGGQIAQEPAIENIAEQKFQDLGRMLSFLLNGNRIQPDQLQEVSRTKDSLSTETNNNYRAIPDIFHKLPALDEKSSQQLDSEADFTEKSENLEHLLTGLSQHDFQVLSRLFERLAASPELLGIQALPGKDTRTEDQPLMQPFEPNTRTADNIRQDNEIISGLNESWEENQDNTIRAMSGDTSGALGQLFQQVAMPDISQQDVKQLSQLFAGLADLQIKPEHLENQSIQPMKQQSNPIKGNIRMEAKAFLQIFSSFFKHIIRSDSAGISTENGFLGKRIQADGQPLLWSEQAVQEVQQPDSLTKTTSESNEKATSADSSLRELKLKSSEVQLSQSETDVIAKLLSSINGEKKETEWKTNTASQAVLLDEKSEGKASKLPLSFPLNHQFLGKSGTAETGKHAEIKPKAGDLEESQVQPVLQMNKSAEVQQAEPISPKKQKPVLPDQIIVAWKKAKFTPFGKMTGSFTVRLHPEHLGHLTVKINNKHGLMTGRIIASSDSAKELLEHHLPLLKQALPNMPMQIERFSVPLQDVSHLQLNQHNGEGERHSRQREHKRFEDEENEPFQQFLDEMKIESVAEDRREQQ, from the coding sequence GTGGATGAGATCAAACTTCTTGATGTTGTGCTGTCCAATGCAAGAAATGGACAAAAAACGAGTGATTCAAGCAGAAGCAGTCCGGAGATCTTTCAGCAATTGCTATCCGCACAAATAGGCGGGCAGATTGCTCAGGAACCTGCAATTGAAAACATTGCGGAGCAAAAATTTCAAGATTTGGGGAGAATGCTCTCTTTTTTACTAAACGGAAATAGAATTCAACCAGATCAGCTGCAGGAGGTATCTCGCACAAAGGATTCACTTTCCACCGAAACGAACAACAACTATCGTGCGATACCAGACATTTTTCACAAGCTTCCAGCGCTGGATGAGAAAAGCAGCCAACAATTAGATAGTGAAGCTGATTTTACAGAGAAAAGTGAAAACTTGGAGCACCTATTAACGGGTTTGAGCCAGCATGATTTCCAGGTATTATCCCGATTGTTTGAAAGATTAGCAGCAAGCCCTGAGCTGCTCGGCATTCAAGCACTACCCGGCAAAGACACACGAACTGAGGATCAGCCATTGATGCAGCCTTTTGAACCGAACACGAGAACAGCGGACAACATTCGGCAGGACAACGAAATAATATCCGGGCTGAATGAAAGCTGGGAAGAAAATCAGGACAATACAATTCGCGCGATGTCTGGCGATACTTCCGGTGCATTAGGGCAATTATTTCAGCAAGTTGCAATGCCAGATATTTCTCAGCAAGACGTAAAGCAGCTTTCTCAATTGTTTGCTGGTTTAGCGGATCTTCAAATAAAACCTGAACATTTAGAGAACCAGTCCATTCAGCCGATGAAACAGCAGAGTAATCCTATCAAAGGGAATATCAGGATGGAAGCAAAAGCGTTTTTACAGATTTTTTCATCATTCTTTAAGCATATTATTCGATCAGATAGTGCTGGGATAAGTACAGAAAATGGATTTTTGGGAAAAAGAATTCAAGCGGATGGTCAGCCACTTCTTTGGTCAGAACAAGCAGTACAAGAAGTGCAGCAACCTGATTCATTGACAAAGACAACAAGTGAAAGCAATGAAAAGGCAACTTCGGCAGATAGTTCCTTACGTGAATTAAAGCTAAAAAGCTCAGAAGTTCAGCTTTCGCAGAGTGAAACAGATGTCATAGCAAAGCTGCTGTCTTCAATCAATGGAGAAAAAAAGGAAACGGAATGGAAAACGAATACCGCCTCCCAAGCAGTGCTGTTGGATGAAAAAAGCGAAGGAAAAGCCAGCAAGCTGCCTTTGAGCTTTCCCCTTAACCATCAGTTTCTTGGCAAATCCGGTACAGCAGAAACCGGAAAACATGCAGAAATAAAACCAAAAGCCGGTGATTTAGAAGAAAGCCAAGTCCAACCGGTACTTCAAATGAATAAAAGTGCAGAGGTGCAGCAAGCTGAACCAATTTCTCCTAAGAAACAAAAACCGGTTTTACCAGATCAAATTATCGTGGCTTGGAAAAAGGCGAAATTTACTCCTTTTGGGAAAATGACCGGGAGCTTTACGGTCCGTCTTCACCCGGAGCATCTTGGGCATCTCACAGTCAAAATTAATAATAAGCATGGGCTAATGACGGGTCGAATTATCGCTTCTTCCGATTCAGCAAAGGAATTGTTAGAGCATCACCTCCCATTGTTAAAACAGGCGCTGCCGAACATGCCGATGCAAATCGAACGGTTCTCCGTTCCTTTACAGGATGTAAGCCACCTGCAGTTAAATCAGCACAATGGAGAAGGTGAGAGACATTCCCGGCAAAGAGAGCATAAACGATTTGAAGACGAAGAAAATGAACCATTTCAACAATTTCTTGATGAGATGAAAATCGAATCAGTGGCCGAAGATAGGAGGGAGCAGCAATGA
- the fliF gene encoding flagellar basal-body MS-ring/collar protein FliF, producing the protein MSMNVKKITNKINDIWMKYTKTQKRLVIGGIAAVIIIILLAVIFFSKENLVPLYKDLTAEETGQIKQTLDEKGVISELDANGTVIKVPADRVDSLKVELAAEGVPKSGEIDYSFFGQSVGFGMTDNEFEVLKVDAMQTELSNLINTINGVKSSKVLINLPQETVFVGEKAPSASASIVLELEGANTLDQQQINGLYHLASKSVPNLQPENIVIMDQNFTYYDQNEQGSEYASDNFSSQQKIKAQVEKDIGRQVQSLLGTMMGQNKVVVSVTTDIDFTKESRKEDLVEPVDKENMEGIAVSAERVTETYTGEGAQAGGVNGTGEDDITNYNEAAGGSGNGDYEKNEERINNEVNRVHKEIVESPYKIRDLGIQVMVEPPDPKNVQSLTSDREDDIRQILSTIVTTSINKDIESQPLTQNEIDNKIVVSVQPFDGKIESTPPETTSGGIPIWIYAAVGALLLIVILLLILLIRRKKNDSENEEEEIVFERQEPIFVEDVNDEKESEESVRRKQLEKMAKEKPEEFAKLLRGWLAEE; encoded by the coding sequence ATCAGTATGAATGTGAAGAAGATAACAAACAAAATAAATGATATATGGATGAAGTATACAAAAACGCAAAAGAGATTAGTAATCGGTGGAATCGCAGCTGTAATTATTATAATTCTACTCGCCGTTATTTTTTTTTCGAAAGAGAATCTGGTGCCGCTGTATAAGGATTTGACTGCAGAAGAAACAGGACAAATCAAGCAAACATTGGATGAAAAAGGGGTCATCTCCGAGCTCGATGCAAACGGTACGGTGATTAAAGTACCTGCGGATCGTGTAGATTCATTGAAGGTTGAACTAGCAGCAGAAGGGGTTCCGAAAAGCGGAGAAATTGATTACTCCTTTTTTGGCCAAAGTGTTGGCTTCGGAATGACAGATAATGAATTTGAAGTGTTGAAAGTCGATGCAATGCAAACGGAGCTGTCTAATCTTATTAATACGATTAATGGAGTGAAGAGCAGTAAGGTATTGATAAATCTCCCCCAGGAAACTGTGTTTGTAGGAGAAAAAGCACCTTCCGCGTCAGCATCTATCGTTCTTGAGCTTGAAGGTGCTAATACCCTGGACCAGCAGCAAATTAATGGGTTATATCACCTCGCTTCAAAAAGCGTTCCGAATTTGCAGCCCGAGAATATTGTTATCATGGATCAAAATTTTACATATTATGACCAAAACGAACAAGGCTCTGAATACGCTTCAGATAACTTTTCCTCTCAACAAAAAATAAAAGCCCAAGTAGAGAAAGATATTGGCAGACAAGTTCAATCGCTTCTTGGCACGATGATGGGACAGAACAAAGTAGTTGTATCTGTCACAACCGATATCGATTTTACAAAAGAAAGCAGAAAAGAAGATCTTGTTGAGCCGGTGGATAAAGAAAATATGGAAGGTATAGCAGTCAGTGCCGAACGTGTAACAGAAACGTATACAGGTGAAGGTGCACAAGCTGGCGGAGTGAACGGCACAGGGGAAGATGATATAACAAATTATAATGAGGCAGCTGGCGGGTCCGGAAATGGCGATTATGAAAAAAATGAAGAACGGATCAACAATGAGGTTAACCGAGTACATAAAGAAATCGTAGAAAGCCCGTATAAAATAAGAGACTTAGGCATTCAAGTAATGGTTGAGCCGCCGGATCCAAAGAATGTTCAATCCTTGACGTCTGACAGAGAAGATGACATTAGGCAAATTCTCTCGACCATTGTTACTACGTCAATTAATAAAGATATAGAGAGCCAGCCCCTTACCCAGAATGAGATTGACAATAAGATCGTCGTATCCGTCCAGCCGTTTGATGGGAAAATCGAATCAACTCCTCCTGAAACAACAAGCGGAGGCATTCCAATTTGGATCTATGCCGCAGTTGGCGCTCTGCTGCTCATTGTTATTTTACTACTCATTTTGCTCATCCGTAGGAAAAAGAATGACAGTGAAAATGAAGAAGAGGAGATTGTCTTCGAAAGACAAGAGCCAATATTTGTCGAAGACGTCAATGACGAAAAAGAATCAGAAGAAAGTGTACGGAGAAAACAGCTGGAGAAAATGGCAAAAGAAAAACCGGAAGAATTTGCGAAATTGCTTCGCGGATGGCTTGCTGAAGAGTAG
- the fliE gene encoding flagellar hook-basal body complex protein FliE, translating to MINQVSPFQLQSIGQSHGAAPHSNIQSTKTSFADMLKSSIEEVNQSQAESDKLTNALAQGQNVNLDEVMIAAQKSNITLTAATEFRNKAIEAYQEMMRMQM from the coding sequence ATGATAAACCAAGTTTCTCCATTTCAACTACAATCAATTGGACAAAGTCATGGAGCAGCCCCCCATTCGAATATACAGTCAACGAAAACCAGTTTTGCAGATATGCTCAAATCATCTATTGAAGAAGTAAATCAATCACAGGCAGAATCTGATAAACTGACAAATGCACTTGCACAAGGGCAAAATGTAAATCTCGATGAAGTGATGATCGCAGCTCAAAAATCAAACATAACGCTGACCGCTGCTACAGAATTTCGAAATAAAGCGATTGAAGCTTATCAAGAAATGATGAGGATGCAAATGTAA
- the flgD gene encoding flagellar hook assembly protein FlgD encodes MSTNAIDSDLYLSNAPERQSKGSNLGKDDFLKILMVQLQNQDPLKPLEDKDFIAQMATFSSLEQMTNLNNSLTNYLSGQNAISSYAEWIGKEVSWETAQNNGETAVETGVVESVKKANNEFTLVLKGRKEIKAASVVAITNQN; translated from the coding sequence ATGAGCACAAACGCGATTGATTCAGATCTCTATTTATCGAATGCACCAGAAAGACAGTCGAAAGGTTCCAATTTAGGAAAAGATGATTTTTTAAAGATATTAATGGTTCAGCTGCAAAATCAAGATCCGTTAAAACCGCTTGAAGACAAAGATTTTATTGCGCAAATGGCTACCTTTTCTTCCTTGGAGCAAATGACCAATTTAAACAACTCGTTAACAAATTATTTATCCGGGCAGAACGCTATCTCATCCTATGCGGAATGGATAGGCAAAGAAGTCAGCTGGGAAACTGCACAGAACAATGGCGAAACGGCTGTAGAAACCGGTGTCGTTGAATCTGTAAAAAAAGCAAATAATGAATTTACGCTTGTCCTAAAAGGCCGAAAAGAAATTAAAGCTGCTTCTGTAGTCGCAATTACGAATCAAAATTAA
- the fliI gene encoding flagellar protein export ATPase FliI gives MNTARIAEFINSVDSYKRYGKVKKVVGLMIESKGPVSSIGDVCLIHGQKGVHNPVKAEVVGFRDEYILLMPYLPVANIAPGSIVESTGSPLKVKVGQSLKGLVLNAFGEPLDESLLPKGLSQVQIDQEPPNPMNRPPIDEKMTVGVKAIDGLLTIGKGQRVGIFAGSGVGKSTLIGMIAKQTTADINVIALVGERGREVREFIDKELGSDGLKRSIVVAATSDQPALMRLKAAYTATSIAEFFRDQGKNVMLIMDSVTRVAMAQREIGLAAGEPPATKGYTPSVFAILPRLLERTGMDKKGSITAFYTVLVDGDDLNEPISDTVRGILDGHIVLDRELANKGQFPAIHILKSVSRVMNNIVSREHKEAASRFRNLLSVYQNNEDLITIGAYKPGSSKEIDEAIHFQPKLISFLKQGIDGTSSMEESISALLKLKRNEV, from the coding sequence TTGAACACTGCCAGAATCGCTGAATTTATTAATAGCGTCGATTCGTATAAAAGGTACGGCAAGGTAAAAAAAGTCGTAGGCTTGATGATCGAATCAAAAGGACCTGTAAGTTCAATAGGTGACGTATGCTTGATCCATGGACAGAAAGGCGTTCATAACCCAGTCAAGGCAGAAGTTGTCGGTTTCAGAGATGAATATATTTTGCTGATGCCCTATCTGCCGGTAGCCAATATTGCACCGGGCAGCATAGTGGAATCGACAGGAAGCCCTTTAAAGGTGAAGGTTGGACAGAGTTTAAAAGGCTTGGTTTTAAATGCATTTGGAGAACCACTGGATGAAAGCTTGCTGCCAAAAGGATTATCCCAGGTGCAGATTGATCAAGAACCTCCTAATCCAATGAACCGTCCTCCGATCGATGAAAAAATGACGGTGGGCGTAAAAGCGATTGACGGACTGTTAACGATTGGAAAAGGACAAAGGGTTGGAATTTTTGCCGGAAGCGGTGTTGGAAAGAGTACGCTAATCGGAATGATCGCAAAGCAGACGACAGCAGATATCAATGTCATTGCGTTAGTTGGAGAAAGAGGACGCGAAGTAAGAGAATTCATTGATAAAGAGCTCGGATCTGACGGGCTAAAGCGATCTATCGTCGTAGCAGCTACTTCGGATCAGCCCGCTTTAATGAGATTGAAAGCTGCATATACGGCTACGTCAATTGCTGAATTTTTTCGAGATCAAGGAAAAAACGTCATGCTGATCATGGATTCTGTGACGAGAGTGGCGATGGCTCAGCGGGAAATTGGTTTGGCTGCAGGAGAACCGCCTGCAACGAAGGGATATACACCTTCTGTGTTCGCTATTTTACCCCGTCTCTTAGAAAGAACTGGAATGGATAAAAAGGGTTCCATCACTGCTTTTTATACCGTTTTGGTCGATGGAGATGATCTGAATGAGCCGATCTCGGACACGGTTAGGGGGATACTGGACGGCCATATCGTCTTGGACAGGGAATTAGCCAATAAGGGCCAGTTTCCTGCGATACATATTTTAAAAAGCGTAAGCCGAGTTATGAATAATATCGTTTCAAGAGAGCACAAGGAAGCAGCATCCCGGTTTAGAAACCTGCTTTCTGTCTATCAAAACAATGAAGATTTAATCACTATCGGAGCTTATAAACCCGGTTCGTCAAAAGAAATAGATGAGGCGATTCATTTTCAGCCCAAGCTGATTTCTTTTTTGAAACAAGGAATAGATGGCACTTCTTCTATGGAAGAAAGTATTTCTGCTCTTTTAAAACTGAAAAGAAATGAGGTCTGA
- the flgG gene encoding flagellar basal body rod protein FlgG, producing the protein MLRSLYSGVSGMKNFQTKLDVIGNNIANVGTTGFKKSRVTFQDTFSQQLAGAKAPAGGQGGTNAQEIGLGSSMGTIDTVQSEGAPQFTGRKLDIAIRGEGYLTVSDEEGETFYSRAGNLYLDQDSRLVTADGLYVNGVNGPIPQDATSLTIDEFGTVSYLNNENQVENAGQIQLATFANSEGLEKAGGNLYTASLNSGNPDVGNPGQNGKGTIQQGYLEMSNVELSDEFTEMIVGQRGFQANSKIITTSDEILQELLNLKR; encoded by the coding sequence ATGCTACGTTCACTATACTCTGGAGTAAGCGGAATGAAAAATTTCCAAACAAAATTGGATGTCATCGGAAACAATATCGCCAATGTCGGAACGACTGGGTTCAAAAAAAGCAGAGTGACTTTTCAAGATACCTTCAGCCAGCAGTTGGCGGGTGCCAAAGCCCCTGCTGGTGGCCAAGGGGGAACAAACGCTCAAGAAATCGGACTCGGTTCATCAATGGGCACTATCGATACGGTTCAGTCAGAAGGCGCTCCTCAGTTCACAGGGAGAAAGCTTGATATTGCAATAAGAGGCGAGGGGTATCTAACTGTTTCAGATGAAGAAGGGGAAACCTTCTATTCTAGAGCAGGAAATCTTTACCTCGATCAAGACAGCAGATTGGTTACAGCAGATGGCTTATATGTCAATGGAGTGAATGGTCCGATACCTCAAGATGCAACGAGTTTAACCATCGATGAATTTGGAACAGTCTCTTACTTAAATAATGAAAATCAAGTAGAGAATGCAGGACAAATTCAACTGGCGACATTTGCTAACAGCGAAGGATTAGAAAAAGCCGGCGGGAATTTGTATACTGCATCATTAAATTCAGGTAATCCCGATGTTGGTAACCCGGGTCAAAACGGAAAAGGGACAATCCAGCAAGGCTATCTTGAAATGTCCAATGTTGAGCTTTCAGATGAATTTACGGAAATGATTGTAGGGCAAAGGGGATTTCAAGCGAATTCCAAAATTATTACAACGTCAGATGAAATTTTACAGGAGCTTTTGAATCTCAAACGATAA
- the fliG gene encoding flagellar motor switch protein FliG produces the protein MAKREQKKLNGKQKAAILMISLGLDVSANVYKHLTEEEIEKLTLEISSVRSVGTNKKQDVIEEFHEIAIAQDYITQGGIDYARQVLEKALGEEKAGSIINRLTSSLQVKPFDFARKAEPSQILNFIQHEHPQTIALILSYLDPVQSGQILSELHPEVQAEVARRIAVMDRTSPEIINEVEQILERKLSSTFTQDYTQTGGIEAVVDVLNGVDRSTEKTILDSLEVQDPELAEEIKKRMFVFEDIVTLDSRAIQRVIRDVENEDLLLSLKVASEEVKEIVFSNMSQRMVETFKEDIEIMGPVRLRDVEEAQSRIVSIIRKLEESGDIVIARGGGDDIIV, from the coding sequence ATGGCGAAAAGAGAACAAAAAAAACTGAACGGCAAACAAAAAGCAGCCATTTTAATGATTTCCTTAGGTTTAGATGTTTCAGCAAATGTGTACAAACATTTAACCGAAGAAGAAATAGAGAAATTAACGTTGGAAATCTCAAGTGTTCGATCGGTTGGTACGAATAAAAAACAAGATGTAATTGAAGAGTTCCATGAAATTGCGATTGCACAGGATTACATTACCCAAGGAGGCATTGATTATGCCAGACAGGTTCTCGAAAAAGCCTTAGGGGAAGAAAAAGCTGGAAGTATAATTAATCGGCTGACCTCTTCACTACAAGTCAAACCTTTTGACTTCGCCCGTAAGGCAGAACCTTCGCAAATCTTGAATTTTATCCAGCATGAGCACCCTCAAACAATTGCGTTAATTCTGTCGTATCTTGATCCGGTCCAGTCAGGACAGATTCTGTCGGAATTACATCCGGAGGTACAAGCTGAAGTAGCAAGAAGAATAGCCGTCATGGATCGGACGTCTCCGGAAATTATCAACGAGGTTGAACAAATTCTAGAGAGAAAGCTCTCGTCTACCTTTACCCAAGATTATACACAAACCGGGGGAATCGAGGCTGTTGTTGATGTGTTAAACGGTGTGGACCGAAGCACGGAAAAAACGATTCTTGATTCTCTTGAGGTTCAAGATCCAGAACTTGCTGAAGAAATTAAGAAAAGAATGTTTGTCTTTGAGGACATCGTAACCCTGGACAGCCGAGCGATTCAACGCGTTATTCGAGATGTCGAAAATGAAGATTTGCTTCTCTCGCTAAAAGTCGCAAGTGAAGAGGTGAAGGAAATCGTCTTTAGCAACATGTCTCAGCGGATGGTGGAGACATTTAAAGAAGATATAGAAATTATGGGGCCTGTTCGATTGAGAGATGTTGAGGAAGCCCAATCAAGAATTGTCAGCATTATACGCAAGCTGGAAGAATCAGGAGATATTGTCATAGCCCGAGGCGGAGGGGATGATATTATTGTCTAA
- the fliH gene encoding flagellar assembly protein FliH, whose product MSKVIKQAVSNHKRTLSLQKIEWNVAEDHLYEESIDEIPDAKSAEILIAEAKAEAERITAEARAELEKERQAWSSEKEKLIQSARQEGYDCGLELGKKEAENKYSSLIEKANKISNAARADYEEKLEGAQEEIINLAVALAKKVWNQKEDDQEEFQSLVSQVINDLKEYENISIFIDAKYVEYVYELKQELIHCLPHHCHLNIYADTEASKGTCYIETDFGRIDASIDTQLNELKAKLLELIQAGGEY is encoded by the coding sequence TTGTCTAAAGTGATAAAGCAAGCTGTTTCAAATCATAAACGAACCCTTTCACTTCAAAAGATTGAATGGAATGTGGCGGAAGACCATTTATATGAGGAATCAATAGATGAAATACCGGATGCCAAATCAGCAGAGATCCTGATTGCTGAAGCAAAGGCAGAGGCAGAAAGGATTACAGCCGAAGCGCGAGCTGAATTAGAGAAAGAACGGCAAGCATGGTCAAGCGAAAAAGAGAAGCTTATTCAATCTGCGAGGCAAGAAGGATATGATTGCGGCTTGGAGCTCGGGAAAAAGGAAGCAGAAAATAAATATTCCAGTTTAATAGAAAAGGCAAATAAAATTTCTAATGCTGCAAGAGCTGATTATGAAGAAAAGCTGGAAGGAGCGCAGGAGGAAATTATCAATCTTGCCGTCGCACTTGCCAAAAAGGTTTGGAACCAAAAAGAAGACGATCAAGAGGAATTTCAATCTTTAGTCTCCCAAGTGATTAACGACTTAAAGGAATACGAAAATATTTCAATATTTATCGATGCAAAATACGTGGAGTACGTGTATGAACTTAAACAGGAGCTCATTCACTGCCTTCCGCACCATTGCCATCTGAATATTTATGCTGATACGGAAGCATCAAAAGGAACGTGTTACATTGAAACAGACTTTGGCAGAATCGATGCCAGCATTGATACGCAATTGAATGAATTAAAAGCAAAATTGCTTGAATTGATTCAGGCAGGTGGAGAATATTGA
- the fliJ gene encoding flagellar export protein FliJ has translation MAFAYKFQKLFVLKENEKNQSFAMYQKSVDDFEKAAEKLYENMKLKEELEKSKDNKLQNGMSIQEMRHYQRFCTNLETTIFHYQQLVLAKRNHMNEKQEELTEISMELKKYEKMKEKQKLSFLTQENAVQIKEMDELSMKQFMFQGS, from the coding sequence ATGGCGTTTGCGTATAAATTTCAAAAGCTGTTTGTGCTAAAAGAAAATGAGAAGAATCAATCCTTTGCTATGTATCAAAAATCAGTGGATGATTTTGAAAAAGCCGCTGAAAAGTTATATGAAAATATGAAGCTGAAGGAAGAGCTGGAAAAAAGCAAAGACAATAAACTCCAAAATGGCATGAGTATTCAAGAAATGAGGCATTATCAACGTTTTTGCACTAATCTTGAAACGACTATTTTTCATTACCAACAGCTCGTCTTAGCGAAAAGAAACCATATGAATGAAAAACAAGAGGAACTGACAGAAATTTCAATGGAATTGAAGAAGTATGAAAAAATGAAAGAAAAACAAAAGTTAAGCTTTCTTACTCAAGAAAATGCCGTTCAAATAAAGGAAATGGACGAATTATCAATGAAACAATTTATGTTTCAAGGAAGCTAG